One Pieris rapae chromosome 7, ilPieRapa1.1, whole genome shotgun sequence genomic window carries:
- the LOC110996376 gene encoding RNA binding protein fox-1 homolog 3 isoform X5, translating into MVGAGMAAPFPAAAAAAAAAAQFAANGDLAGVKADAATQPSIVKSEGPPPAPLPPGNFSPPPQQTHVSQNSTENHNTSTQSESETSDEKPVSVAAVVAQQAAVAVAQQAAAAHAAAAAVSAAVAASATTTTSSTEKTLVPVSQASQPKRLHVSNIPFRFRDPDLRNMFGQYGTILDVEIIFNERGSKGFGFVTFANSGDAERARERLHGTVVEGRKIEVNNATARVQTKKPPAVPNVCVQWPEAQSALRGAVVMRGSPRPTPHAQSFQPMLPRAASAFASPLHAYAHVYYDPFLAAAATADSNYRLQAVKPAAEAAAAAAAAAPLLKSPLTSAQHAAAAAAAANYGAAARAAAAAAVSAAPAQAALTPLAATYGREYADPYLGHSIGPVTGYGTAVYRSGYNRFAPY; encoded by the exons ATGGTGGGAGCGGGCATGGCGGCCCCGTTCCCTGCGGCGGCGGCGGCTGCGGCAGCAGCAGCACAGTTCGCAGCCAATGGGGATCTGGCTGGTGTAAAAGCGGATGCAGCTACACAACCCTCCATAGTCAAAAGCGAGGGTCCGCCTCCAGCACCACTTCCGCCAGGCAACTTTTCACCACCCCCTCAGCAAACACATGTCAGCCAGAACTCAACAGAAAATCACAACACCAGTACA CAAAGCGAAAGTGAGACGTCCGATGAAAAACCAGTCAGTGTAGCAGCGGTCGTAGCACAGCAAGCAGCGGTGGCAGTAGCACAGCAAGCGGCAGCAGCGCACGCGGCAGCAGCGGCTGTCAGCGCTGCGGTCGCTGCAAGCGCCACTACAACCACTTCCTCCACCGAGAAAACCTTAGTCCCCGTCTCGCAGGCGTCACAACCGAAGCGTCTCCACGTATCCAACATCCCGTTCCGATTCAGAGATCCGGACCTCAGAAACATGTTTGGG CAATATGGCACAATACTTGATGTAGAAATAATCTTCAATGAACGCGGCTCGAag GGATTCGGTTTTGTAACATTCGCAAATAGTGGTGATGCGGAGCGAGCACGAGAGCGTCTACACGGCACCGTGGTTGAGGGCAGAAAGATAGAG GTAAATAATGCCACCGCCAGAGTGCAGACAAAGAAACCTCCAGCCGTGCCAAACG TGTGTGTCCAGTGGCCGGAAG CCCAGTCGGCGTTGCGCGGCGCGGTCGTCATGAGAGGTTCCCCTCGTCCGACACCGCACGCGCAATCCTTCCAACCCATGCTGCCCCGCGCCGCTAGCGCCTTCGCCTCGCCGTTGCACGCATATGCACA CGTATATTATGACCCGTTCTTAGCTGCAGCAGCGACCGCAGACTCGAACTACAGATTACag GCGGTGAAACCCGCAGCCGAG GCGGCTGCGGCAGCCGCAGCAGCAGCTCCATTGCTAAAGTCGCCGTTAACGAGTGCCCAGCACGCTGCAGCAGCAGCAGCTGCCGCTAACTATGGCGCAGCAGCTCGGGCTGCGGCCGCCGCCGCTGTTAGTGCAGCACCCGCACAAGCGGCACTGACTCCTCTAGCTGCCAC